The sequence GTGGACAGCCACCTTTTTTGGAGTTGGTCTATGATTTGGTATATCAATCATATCAGGGATATAGTGTAAGGGTTAGGTGGGCAAATATTCGTAGCTCAAGTATACCTGTAATGAACCCAGTCAAATTTAACGTCAGATTCACATAGCCACAGAATTGAATTGAGCGGACCGAGTGATTCACGTGACATGGGATTGTCAAGACAAAAGAGGCTAACCTCGGTCTGATCTTGACCTTGATCTGGCTATGCAGACGGGCAGAGCGCTATCAATCAATTTCGTGACGCTACTGTAGCGTTATGACTCTCTCCGTGATGTATCCTCCGGCCTGGGTCATGAAGTAATTGTGACTTCTCCATCCGCCGAGCTATCTAACGAATGCTGCGACAATATCATCTCGCTTAGCTCCAGTCTGGTGGGGAAATAAGGGGGTGTACTACAATAAATACTATGATCATATACAGCGATCGGCAGAGAGGGTCTGATTCGATCGGCGAAGTCTGTGTGTGGATTCAACGATGAACCTGCTCCGCCCGGCCGAAGAACAGGCGATGTAATCACCGTTCACTCACAGCCCGAGTCTAACATCGCCCAAGGCTCACCTCTATTCCACTTGCAATATGCTTTCTCATATCACGCTGTTATAAAATAGGTCGATTCGAGTTCACTTCACTCAACCCCTCACCCAGCAATGCTACAGTTACCTCTCAAACTACTGGATCTTTCTCTTTCTCGGGGTCAGCAGCCTCTACCGACTGTCCGAGCCCCGTCAGCGAGGTCTTTTTCTGGGTTCAGCGTCGAATCTGACGTATCGAGCTCCACACCTCCACTACTTCTATTTCGATGCTTCCAGCACTCGACATGACCGTCTCGGTGCTTGGTTCCTTGGACCCAAGGCTGAAAATATTGGTTTTCTTAAACAATTCTTGAACTCCGTTGCAGACCAAACTGAGCATGCTCGCTTGGCGTACCAACCTGAAGACCCAGTGAGTTTAGAAGCAAGCTTATTGTGAACGTATCGACTAATCTAATCGTGTAGAAATTTATCGGCAAAGAAATGCAAGCTTCGGCTGTGTTTCAAAAGGAAATGTCTGAGCTCGACGTCGCACTGAAGGAACTAGTGGGCGCACTGTCCGAGCACTCGATCCCATTTTGGTCACCTCGGTACAATGCACACATGAACGGAGATACGTCCCTTCCCGGATTACTGGGCTATCTTGCAGCCGCCCTATTCGTAAGTTGCCCAGCCACCTCGTCTTGGCATAAGTAACTAACCGCCCGGCAGAATCCGAACAACGTTTGCACCGAATCCAGTCCGCTCACAGCGTAATTGAGCGTGATGTTGGGCTACAGCTATGCCAGATGTGGGCTACAACATTTCGAATACCGAAAGCTCCAAGCCTTGGGGGCACATTTTGTGGTGGCTCTGTGGCCAACCTCGAATCAATGTGGTATGGAGCTTCTAATTTGAAAATGAATGTCCACTCACTCTTCGTGACCAGGGCGGCACGCAATATGAAATTCTACCACTTTCACTCGCATGCGCCATGGAGCCTGGTGCACCGCTTGACTTCATTCGCAATGAGTTCGAGATCGAACTCAGCACAGGGGAGATTAAGTTGTTGAGCCGGCTACTGCTTGGGAATTGATGAACCTGAAGCCGAGACAGTATTTGATATTCCAGAGAGGTTACAGAGCGAATACGCCATCTCAGCTGGAGCATTGAGCACTGCTCTGAATCCGTACGTCAAACAAATCGGTCCAAGTCGAGAGATTTACTCATAATGAGAATGCAGATATTTGATCCAAACTTGCGGCAAGGACGTACTTGAGAAGAAGTTCGGCATAAAGCCCAGCAAATATTTTGTCGGAACAACAAAAACATTACTCTTGGCCAAAGGGTGCAGGTGAGTAATATGATATCCTCTATGATTCTCAGCGTCTAATTTCCCTTAGCTGTGACCGGTATCGGCTCTGAGCACATCATTGACGTTCCGGTCGACATCGACGCACGCATGTCTATCCCAAGCTCGACGAGCAGCTCCACCAGTGCCTCATCACCCGCACCCCAGTATACGCCGTCGTCGCCATCATGGGCTCCACCGAGCACGGCGCAGTCGACCCCATCAAAGGCGTAGTCCAGCTCAGGTCCAAGTACCAGGCCCTCGGTCTCTCCTTTGCCGTCCACGCAGACGCAGCATGGGGAGGGTACTATGCCTCGTTCCTTCACGAGCCCGACGTCCCTCAGCAACGGATCGATTGTGCCCGAGCAAGCTCTCAGCGACTACACCCGGTCTCAGCTCGAGTATGCGGTTCGCCGACTCGATCACCATCGACCCGCACAAGTCTGGCTACATCCCGTACCCGGCCGGTGGCCTGTGCTACCGGGACGGGCGGATGCGGTACCTTGTGACGTGGACGAACCCGAACGTGTACAAGGACTCGGACGGGACGGAGAGCATGGGAGTGTACGGGATCGAAGGAAGCAAGCCGGGTGCGAGCGCTGTGGGTGCGTGGCTGTCGCATCGGATGATCGGACTGCAAGCACGGGTACGGGTCGCTGCTTGGAGAGTCGCTGTTCAGCTGCACCAAGGTGAGATAATGTGGACTGGTGagcgcgcatatactcatttGTATGGCAGATCTACACGCACTGGGCGACGATGGACCATGGACGACTCGTCGCTGATCGTGTGCCGCTCAAGGCGATCCCTGCTGAGCGCCAGCAGCTGGGACAGGACGCGATCCGGAAGCAGCGAGAGTACATCCGGACACGATCGTGAACCGACCGAACGAGGAGCTGGTGCAAGACGCCAAGGCGATGTCGCTGCTGCACGAGATGGTGTCGGACCTGCGATCAACGCGTTCGCATGCAACTTCCGGCTTCCGAACGGCGAGGTGAACTCGGACGTGGTGGAGGCGAACTACCTGAACACTCGGATCTACGAGCGACTGAGCGTGACGAAGGTGGAAACAACATATACGACAAGCCGCTGTTCATCCAGTCGAGCCAGATGGACCAGAAGACGTACGGGGTGTGCGCGGAGGTGTTCAAGTCGCGGCTGGGAGTGGTCGGGAGCAGGACCTGGACATACTTGTGAACGTGATGAGTCCGTTCCCGACTGTGGCGAACTTTACGAAGAGCGTGACGGATGCGTTCAAGCGGATCGCGCACGAGGAGATCAAGGTGAGCGGCGTGGGCGGGTGTCCTGGGAGAGAAGCAACGTGAAGATTAGACGTGCATTCAGGAACACTGTGACTGCAGCAGACTACAAGTTTGTTGTGCAAGGGACTGACAAGATGTACCTGACGATGCTGCCGATGTTTAACCATGCGAACTACCGGCATCAGCTGATGTGTCGTGCGATGTGCCGTTGGATGTGATGGAGAGGTACCGGGAAGCGAAGGCTGAAGACCCGTCTGCAGTGTTCATGCTTTCGACAGCCTCTCCCGTGGAGTTGACGAGTATCTTGGCTGGTTCGTTCAAGGGAGTACTGCAGAAACGCTTGGCAGCTGGAATAGAGCTTACGTTAGTTCGTTTCAACTATCAATTCGACATTTATTAATTTATAAGACAGGTTCAGCTCGACCTTCGAGGTTTCAAACATCCAGGTGGTCAAGACAAGCGACTGGATTCCAAGTATCTCGACCTCTCCTACTCCGACGAGATGTACTTCTATCTTACGGTACCCCCACTCAGCAGCATATCGAGCATATTCT comes from Rhizoctonia solani chromosome 4, complete sequence and encodes:
- a CDS encoding pyridoxal-dependent decarboxylase domain protein, whose translation is MIIYSDRQRGSDSIGEVCRFEFTSLNPSPSNATVTSQTTGSFSFSGTRHDRLGAWFLGPKAENIGFLKQFLNSVADQTEHARLAYQPEDPKFIGKEMQASAVFQKEMSELDVALKELVGALSEHSIPFWSPRYNAHMNGDTSLPGLLGYLAAALFNPNNVCTESNVGYNISNTESSKPWGHILWWLCGQPRINVGGTQYEILPLSLACAMEPAETVFDIPERLQSEYAISAGALSTALNPYLIQTCGKDGAAVTGIGSEHIIDVPVDIDARMSIPSSTSSSTSASSPAPQYTPSSPSWAPPSTAQSTPSKAPSVSPLPSTQTQHGEGTMPRSFTSPTSLSNGSIVPEQALSDYTRSQLEYAVRRLDHHRPAQVWLHPVPGRWPVLPGRADAVPCDVDEPERVQGLGRDGEHGSVRDRRKQAGCERCGCVAVASDDRTASTGTGRCLESRCSAAPRSTRTGRRWTMDDSSLIVCRSRRSLLSASSWDRTRSGSSESTSGHDREPTERGAGARRQGDVAAARDGVGPAINAFACNFRLPNGEVNSDVVEANYLNTRIYERLSVTKPDGPEDVRGVRGGVQVAAGSGREQDLDILVNVMSPFPTVANFTKSVTDAFKRIAHEEIKQTTTDVSCDVPLDVMERYREAKAEDPSAVFMLSTASPVELTSILAGSFKGVLQKRLAAGIELTLVQLDLRGFKHPGGQDKRLDSKYLDLSYSDEMYFYLTVSLDLTEGRSRKTTSLVSFPLTPRILYPDSQQKITVFRDPHAPGNTDQDLPRHASTSPIASGKIRFGTMVHTDSVDLNANPLPKGVERPKSRDRPHAPGKYGPGLTQAYASTSPIASGKIRFGTMVHTDSVDLNANPLPKGVERPKSRDVSKMTLAERLDAARASMAPLEPSAEKRARIPKRRVVELESSTLKPGYKVGSSLAMFMIVTLFVLAAFTLCRRF